The following are encoded in a window of Centroberyx gerrardi isolate f3 chromosome 1, fCenGer3.hap1.cur.20231027, whole genome shotgun sequence genomic DNA:
- the blzf1 gene encoding golgin-45: MTTTVRGSAHVPVRGPGDGMETDKPPAVLEIITDPLPQGPSAVPLLKVASPKHSPKSTHTAPPVAPRPLGVLHLGKVSREACTEVEAVRIVVPRAAIIRSGRAGPVEGKGESWQQAEEQGSPSPPLVEDWRGALEKLQNSERRLLQDKEGLSNQLRVQTEVNRELKKLLVASVGDDLQYHFERMSREKNQLILENEALGRSLSHTAEQLERMSIQCDVWRSKFLASRVMAEELTNARAALQRQTREAQGAIQDLLSEREDFSRDMVLTHRSLEQLLVSLQWGRQQTYYPSAQPLSTGELAAANHKIADAINSHLLGNISNSVVKSSSAPAEQLCNTPAEKMAEKVLKILDPISCSENKAEPPLCDSSPSTFLTNKKSIGRFHPYTRYENITFNCCERCSGDILVL, encoded by the exons ATGACTACTACTGTGAGAG GTTCTGCCCATGTGCCGGTCAGGGGCCCCGGTGACGGCATGGAAACTGACAAACCGCCGGCCGTACTGGAGATCATCACGGATCCACTGCCACAGGGGCCTTCTGCAGTTCCCCTCCTGAAGGTGGCCAGCCCCAAGCACAGCCCCAAATCCACCCACACTGCTCCCCCCGTTGCTCCCCGGCCTCTCGGGGTGCTCCACCTGGGCAAGGTGAGTCGGGAGGCCTGCACAGAGGTGGAGGCTGTCAGGATCGTGGTTCCGCGTGCCGCTATCATCCGGAGCGGACGTGCGGGGCCCGTTGAGGGGAAAGGGGAGTCCTGGCAGCAGGCTGAGGAGCAAggctctccctccccccctctggtGGAGGACTGGAGGGGAGCGCTGGAGAAGCTGCAGAACTCCGAACGCAGGCTGCTGCAAGATAAGGAAGGCCTGTCCAATCAGCTGCGGGTACAGACAGAG GTGAACCGCGAGCTAAAGAAACTTCTGGTGGCGTCGGTGGGTGACGACCTGCAGTACCACTTTGAGCGTATGTCGCGGGAGAAGAACCAGCTGATTCTGGAGAATGAGGCGCTGGGCAGGAGTCTGTCACACACCGCCGAGCAGCTGGAACGCATGAGCATCCAGTGTGACGTCTGGAGGAGCAAGTTCCTGGCCAGCAG AGTGATGGCAGAGGAGCTGACGAATGCCCGAGCAGCTCTGCAGCGTCAGACCAGAGAAGCCCAAGGAGCGATTCAGGACCTGCTGTCCGAGAGAGAGGATTTCTCTAGAGACATGGTGCTCACTCACAG ATCTCTTGAGCAGCTCCTGGTGTCCCTGCAGTGGGGCAGACAGCAGACCTACTACCCCAGCGCCCAGCCCCTCAGCACGGGTGAGCTGGCCGCAGCCAATCACAAGATAGCAGACGCCATCAACTCCCACCTACTGGGCAACATCAGCAACAGCGTGGTGAAGAGCAGCAGCGCACCAGCTGAACAGTTATGCAACACACCAGCGGAGAAGATGGCTGAGAAG GTGCTGAAGATTTTAGATCCGATTTCCTGCTCAGAAAACAAGGCTGAGCCTCCACTCTGTGACTCCTCCCCCTCAACCTTTCTGACCAATAAGAAGAGCATCGGCAGGTTTCACCCATACACCCGCTATGAGAACATTACTTTTAACTGCTGCGAGCGCTGCAGTGGAGACATCTTGGTGCTGTAG
- the trmt10c gene encoding tRNA methyltransferase 10 homolog C, with the protein MLRVFTTPVFYELWKCGLIAASTATKRQTVTRLLPFSSAFSSHHPAAITRHLSTGCSLRKDAPQPKPEQPEEKEKIDLDIWKSVMRSQAAADEKQQGDDEEEAKGEDAGEPGGDVKDGSTLEATRELVVMWQQAGKLVPQEMTDEEVQTLAQLTTKSSKKKYLKYLAIREGHKKLRKEKQQQKKAERAAWLEQKGSPDGEAEDGDDQSGQELKNTFLLQFWGRSLDRLLGWKSVQAMTFGQPLVFDMSYEQNMSRREVDNTVSQLMEVEGWNRRTTDPFHLHFCNLQPDGAYRHELLKRYGAEAWDRLLITATDRHHVDVFPRERLVYLTADSPNVLRTFDHSKVYIIGGLVDRSIQSGLSLANAKRLKLATARLPLDEFLHWEIGAKNLTLDQMIRIMLTLKDTGEWEKALKFVPTRKHDGFHQQQPEKRVTNYSIRDKGVTHHGQREDSGRAMRSGDRNSGGTFRSGGPSFSNSYKDSEFTGVVRGKSKDRIAVGRMAGPTGDRENKPAVTRLRTSFKSKMEGKTSTGKSKKVWWEDE; encoded by the coding sequence ATGTTACGGGTCTTTACTACACCGGTTTTCTATGAACTGTGGAAATGCGGTCTAATTGCGGCATCCACTGCTACAAAGAGGCAAACCGTAACCAGACTGCTCCCATTCAGCAGCGCCTTCTCCTCTCATCACCCTGCAGCTATCACCCGCCACTTAAGTACTGGATGCTCACTGAGGAAAGATGCCCCCCAGCCAAAACCAGAGCAacctgaggagaaagagaaaatagatTTGGACATATGGAAATCTGTAATGCGATCCCAAGCCGCAGCAGATGAAAAGCAACAAGGGGATGATGAAGAGGAAGCAAAAGGAGAGGACGCAGGAGAACCAGGAGGTGATGTTAAGGACGGGTCCACTCTGGAGGCCACCCGGGAACTGGTGGTGATGTGGCAGCAAGCTGGGAAGCTGGTGCCTCAAGAGATGACGGATGAAGAGGTTCAGACGCTGGCACAGCTCACCACCAAGTCCTCAAAGAAAAAGTACCTCAAGTACCTGGCCATCAGGGAGGGTCACAAGAAGCTCCGTAaggaaaagcagcagcagaaaaagGCGGAGAGGGCGGCCTGGTTGGAGCAGAAGGGTTCACCTGATGGCGAGGCTGAGGACGGGGACGACCAGAGTGGACAGGAACTGAAAAACACGTTCCTCCTGCAGTTCTGGGGCCGGTCCCTGGACAGGCTGCTGGGCTGGAAGAGCGTGCAGGCCATGACGTTCGGCCAGCCGCTGGTCTTTGACATGAGCTACGAGCAGAACATGTCCAGGCGTGAGGTAGACAACACGGTGTCCCAGCTGATGGAGGTGGAAGGGTGGAACCGTCGCACCACTGACCCCTTCCACCTTCACTTCTGCAACCTGCAGCCAGATGGGGCCTACAGGCACGAGCTGCTGAAGCGGTACGGCGCCGAGGCCTGGGACCGCCTGCTCATCACAGCCACCGACCGCCACCATGTTGACGTCTTCCCCCGAGAACGCCTCGTCTACCTCACCGCAGACTCCCCTAACGTCCTACGCACCTTCGACCACTCCAAGGTCTACATCATCGGAGGGCTTGTGGACCGCTCCATCCAGTCGGGCTTGTCCCTGGCTAATGCCAAGCGTCTGAAGCTGGCCACCGCCCGTTTACCCCTGGATGAGTTCCTTCACTGGGAGATTGGGGCCAAAAACCTGACCCTGGACCAGATGATCCGCATCATGCTGACTCTCAAGGATACAGGGGAATGGGAAAAAGCTTTGAAGTTTGTGCCTACGAGGAAGCATGATGGCTtccatcagcagcagccagaGAAACGGGTTACGAACTACAGCATCAGAGATAAGGGAGTCACACAtcatggacagagagaggatagTGGAAGGGCAATGAGATCTGGGGACAGAAATAGTGGCGGGACTTTCAGAAGTGGAGGCCCAAGTTTTTCCAATTCCTATAAAGACTCAGAGTTCACAGGTGTTGTCAGAGGGAAGAGTAAGGACAGAATCGCAGTTGGCAGGATGGCAGGGCCGACTGGcgacagagaaaacaaaccaGCTGTAACCAGGCTACGGACATCGTTTAAAAGCAAGATGGAGGGCAAAACAAGTACAGGCAAGAGCAAGAAGGTCTGGTGGGAGGACGAGTGA
- the txnl4b gene encoding thioredoxin-like protein 4B, which yields MSLFLPKLSCKKDIDEVIKGVAEKVVVLRFGRDEDSVCLQLDEILSKTAHDLSNMASIYIVDVDKAPIYTRYFDISYIPSTVFFFNGQHMKVDYGSPDHTKFVGSFKTKQDFMDLIEVIYRGAMRGKMIVQSPIDPQNIPKYDLLYHGI from the exons ATGAGTTTGTTTTTACCCAAACTGTCGTGCAAAAAAGATATAGATGAGGTGATCAAGGGTGTAGCAGAAAAAGTCGTAGTTTTGAGGTTTGGGAGAGACGAAGACTCGGTTTGCCTCCAGCTTGATGAGATT ttGTCAAAAACTGCCCATGACTTGAGCAACATGGCGTCGATCTACATCGTCGATGTGGATAAAGCTCCGATCTACACCAGATATTTTGACATCAGTTACATCCCATCCACAGTTTTCTTCTTCAATGGACAGCACATGAAAGTGGATTATGG ctcACCGGATCATACCAAGTTTGTCGGCAGCTTTAAGACCAAGCAGGACTTCATGGATCTGATTGAAGTGATATACAGAGGAGCCATGAGGGGGAAGATGATTGTCCAGAGTCCCATAGACCCTCAAAATATCCCCAAATATGATCTGCTCTACCATGGGATCTAG
- the LOC139915785 gene encoding tyrosinase-like, translated as MLPLLHFTWPWPWPVFLLCLVCPRVVQAQFPRPCTAPEALESRMCCPVWKGSPCGFSSGRGVCAPHPARDLPKPVDYRVNWPRAFYDSVCTCWGNYDGFDCGQCLPGWKGPQCSQQHHVERKEITELTDQERETFLSSLHKAKRSLSSRYTILTSRDTTVEGNYNFRNTSVYDLYVWMHYYSAKSYAGSENNSAHRGPAFAFWHRVFLLFIEREIRELTGDQDFYVPYWDWTRTDHCNICTNQYFGGVGQDGRIDGASPFSKWEESLGIICIQSDASEPGRLIRNPGRDPVFKTLPTAEDVEDIMTAESFDTPPFDKTSTNSFRNKLEGFDIPQDSRHLNASMHNLIHRYLNGTMSLVPTAANDPVFMLHHCFIDKLLERWLEDHSDAAYPDSEQVHPAQRAQAFMAPFFPLRTNSFYWGRDTWSLGYRYKDHKDSNSGAGNSTAREAAV; from the exons atgCTGCCGTTACTTCACTTCACCTGGCCTTGGCCTTGGCCGGTCTTCCTGCTGTGTCTTGTGTGTCCCAGAGTCGTGCAGGCTCAGTTTCCTCGGCCCTGCACCGCCCCAGAGGCTTTGGAGAGCCGGATGTGTTGCCCCGTCTGGAAAGGCTCTCCTTGTGGCTTCAGCTCagggagaggagtgtgtgcACCTCACCCTGCAAGAGACCTCCCCAAACCGGTCGACTACAGGGTCAACTGGCCCCGCGCCTTCTACGATTCGGTCTGCACCTGCTGGGGGAACTATGATGGGTTTGACTGCGGTCAGTGCCTGCCGGGCTGGAAGGGACCCCAGTGTTCGCAGCAGCATCATGTGGAGAGGAAAGAAATAACAGAGCTGACCGACCAGGAGAGGGAGACCTTCCTGTCCAGCCTGCACAAGGCCAAGCGGAGCCTCAGCAGCCGTTACACGATCCTTACCAGCAGGGACACCACAGTGGAGGGGAACTATAACTTTCGCAACACCAGCGTCTATGACCTGTACGTGTGGATGCACTACTATTCGGCTAAGAGCTACGCTGGTTCTGAAAATAACTCTGCACACCGCGGCCCTGCTTTCGCCTTCTGGCACCGCGTTTTTCTACTCTTCATCGAAAGAGAGATTAGGGAGCTCACTGGGGATCAGGACTTCTACGTCCCGTACTGGGATTGGACCAGAACCGACCACTGCAACATCTGCACTAACCAGTACTTTGGAGGAGTTGGCCAAGATGGGCGTATAGACGGTGCTTCGCCTTTCTCGAAGTGGGAG GAATCTCTTGGTATAATCTGCATCCAGTCTGATGCCTCTGAACCTGGCCGTCTGATCCGCAACCCCGGCAGGGACCCTGTGTTCAAAACACTGCCCACTGCTGAAGACGTGGAGGACATTATGACAGCAGAGAGTTTTGACACCCCTCCATTTGACAAAACCTCCACGAACAGCTTCCGGAACAAGCTAGAAG GATTTGACATTCCCCAGGATTCCCGCCACCTGAATGCCTCAATGCACAACCTGATCCACAGATACCTGAACGGCACCATGTCTCTGGTCCCTACTGCTGCCAACGACCCAGTATTCATGCTGCATCACTGCTTCATTGACAA GCTTCTTGAGAGATGGTTAGAGGACCACAGTGATGCTGCCTACCCCGACAGTGAGCAGGTCCATCCGGCCCAGAGAGCGCAGGCCTTCATGGCCCCGTTCTTCCCCCTCCGGACCAACAGCTTCTACTGGGGCCGGGACACCTGGAGCCTGGGTTACAGGTACAAGGATCACAAGGATTCCAACTCTGGAGCGGGGAACAGCACAGCAAGGGAGGCTGCAG TCTGA
- the mrpl16 gene encoding large ribosomal subunit protein uL16m, producing MISLIKSAIGGLSGICRTNGQLPGALQNHLKVLAAGLKTYEIPPDYSDVVLPDRPKLKFMNKVPNFKKAKKEMKKLRDIQGPAKAANAFTTGQYAIVAMGGGYLHWGHIEMIRLTINRKMDSRTTFARWRINGPYKPITRKGLGQRMGGGKGAIDHYVTPVRYGRFIVEVGGKVELGEVQHILIEVAKKLPFPAKVMSRESLAAMQQQQADMEQNNQNPWTFKQIARGNMLGIRRVLSPFDLHNHGCFTGKFHIPGRV from the exons ATGATCTCCTTAATCAAATCCGCTATCGGCGGACTGAGCGGCATCTGTAGGACCAACGGTCAGCTGCCAG GTGCTTTGCAGAACCACTTGAAGGTCCTGGCTGCTGGACTGAAGACGTATGAAATCCCTCCAGACTACAGCG ATGTGGTGCTGCCAGACAGGCCCAAGCTAAAGTTCATGAACAAGGTGCCCAACTTTAAGAAGGCcaagaaagagatgaagaaacTGCGGGATATCCAGGGCCCGGCTAAGGCAGCAAACGCCTTCACCACCGGACAGTATGCCATTGTG GCCATGGGTGGGGGCTACCTGCACTGGGGTCACATAGAGATGATCCGTCTGACGATCAACCGCAAGATGGACTCCCGGACCACATTTGCCCGCTGGCGCATCAATGGCCCTTATAAGCCCATCACCCGTAAAGGCCTGGGCCAGCGCATGGGTGGGGGCAAGGGAGCCATTGACCACTATGTGACGCCCGTCCGCTACGGCCGCTTTATTGTGGAAGTGGGAGGAAAGGTGGAGCTGGGGGAGGTGCAGCATATCCTGATAGAAGTGGCAAAGAAGCTGCCGTTCCCTGCCAAG GTGATGAGCAGAGAGAGCCTGGCagccatgcagcagcagcaggcagacaTGGAGCAGAACAACCAGAATCCCTGGACCTTCAAGCAGATCGCACGCGGCAACATGCTGGGCATCAGGCGGGTGCTCAGCCCCTTCGACCTGCACAACCACGGATGCTTCACGGGCAAATTCCACATCCCAGGCAGGGTGTGA